A DNA window from Mycobacterium sp. IDR2000157661 contains the following coding sequences:
- a CDS encoding acyltransferase family protein has product MPLTKSLSGAAKLNAATPGDRDRAVDVGRLGALLVVIFGHCALLLATIEDGGVRIGNSLGELPAAAPVTWILQVMPLFFFAGGAAGAYGWHPGSAWGTWLVRRAQRLCRPLFWYLAAWSIGLAVVHLTLGAESAADLGREVVALLWFLGVYLVVLAFVPALTRLTSGRAALALIAALLAAAGAFDALRIVAGNDLFGVMNFVVVWLIPMVIGVAYARNLVTVRAALLGALAALTAQILLVVSGPYEVALVVTGIEELSNTSPPTLLLGLHCTWMSCLFVASAGPIRRWAERPRVWYVVATGNGGAMTLYLWHIVAIAIAAFSLHAVGRDAFDVNAPDFWAMLVLRAVVFAVVMAVMFRLLSPLEHRRLPWWDVPVQATGARSTTAGVLIVVAGVVLTLVAKHGLTGATGWALLGFFTASAVAARATARVSVSA; this is encoded by the coding sequence ATGCCGCTCACCAAGTCCCTGTCCGGCGCCGCCAAGCTCAACGCCGCGACCCCCGGCGACCGCGATCGCGCCGTCGACGTCGGCCGTCTCGGCGCGCTGCTCGTCGTCATCTTCGGTCACTGTGCGCTGCTGCTTGCCACCATCGAGGACGGCGGTGTGCGCATCGGAAACTCGCTGGGTGAGCTGCCCGCGGCCGCCCCCGTCACCTGGATTCTGCAGGTGATGCCGCTGTTCTTCTTCGCAGGCGGCGCGGCCGGCGCGTACGGCTGGCACCCCGGCTCGGCGTGGGGGACATGGTTGGTCAGGCGCGCGCAGCGATTGTGCCGACCGTTGTTCTGGTATCTGGCAGCATGGTCGATCGGTCTTGCGGTGGTCCATCTGACGCTTGGCGCCGAATCCGCCGCCGATCTCGGCCGAGAAGTGGTTGCGCTGCTGTGGTTCCTCGGCGTGTATCTCGTCGTGTTGGCGTTCGTGCCGGCCCTGACCCGTCTCACCTCGGGGCGCGCGGCCCTCGCGCTCATCGCCGCCCTGCTGGCCGCCGCCGGCGCCTTCGACGCGCTTCGGATCGTCGCAGGCAACGACCTGTTCGGGGTCATGAACTTCGTTGTGGTATGGCTCATTCCGATGGTGATCGGCGTGGCCTACGCCCGCAATCTCGTCACCGTACGGGCCGCGCTGCTCGGCGCCCTCGCCGCCCTGACCGCCCAAATCCTGCTTGTGGTGAGCGGACCGTACGAGGTCGCTCTAGTGGTGACCGGCATTGAGGAACTGTCGAACACCTCCCCGCCCACGCTGCTGCTCGGCCTGCACTGCACCTGGATGTCGTGCCTGTTCGTGGCCTCAGCGGGGCCGATCCGCCGGTGGGCCGAGAGGCCGCGCGTCTGGTATGTCGTCGCCACGGGCAACGGCGGTGCCATGACCCTCTACCTGTGGCACATTGTGGCGATCGCGATCGCGGCGTTCTCCCTGCACGCCGTCGGGCGCGACGCCTTCGACGTCAACGCGCCCGACTTCTGGGCCATGCTGGTGCTGCGGGCAGTTGTGTTCGCGGTGGTGATGGCCGTGATGTTCCGGCTGCTCTCGCCGCTGGAGCATCGCCGGCTGCCGTGGTGGGACGTGCCGGTTCAGGCCACCGGTGCCCGTTCCACCACCGCCGGGGTCCTGATCGTCGTCGCCGGCGTGGTGTTGACCCTGGTGGCCAAGCACGGTCTCACCGGCGCGACGGGATGGGCGCTGCTCGGCTTCTTCACGGCGTCGGCTGTCGCGGCGCGGGCCACGGCGCGGGTTTCGGTCTCGGCCTGA
- a CDS encoding dihydrofolate reductase family protein — translation MGLVHIELFATLDLVGQAPGGPDEDPAGFPFGGWQAPLFDEACGEQVGAAYEATDALLLGRRTYDIFAAHWPHRQSGQDDEIAAIFNRVPKYVASRGRPDLSWAGSTQLAPDLPGAVREIRDQHEHVSVVGSLDLVQTLLREKLFDRLNLWVHPIVLGVGKKVFDGGEVPTNLTLLGQPVASPMGTVYLRYGLADGIPATGDMSASDRGFRPPLGAGCDVYDERPFPALTAQ, via the coding sequence ATGGGCCTCGTCCACATCGAACTCTTCGCGACCCTCGACCTCGTCGGGCAGGCGCCGGGCGGACCCGACGAGGATCCGGCCGGTTTCCCGTTCGGTGGGTGGCAGGCACCCCTGTTCGACGAGGCTTGCGGTGAACAGGTCGGCGCCGCGTATGAAGCCACGGACGCCCTGCTGCTCGGCCGTCGGACGTACGACATCTTCGCTGCGCACTGGCCGCATCGGCAGAGCGGCCAGGACGACGAGATCGCCGCCATCTTCAACCGTGTCCCGAAGTACGTGGCGTCCCGCGGCAGGCCCGACCTCTCATGGGCAGGCTCCACGCAACTCGCTCCGGATCTGCCCGGCGCCGTCCGCGAGATCCGCGATCAGCACGAGCATGTCAGCGTCGTCGGCAGCCTCGACCTGGTCCAGACGCTTCTTCGCGAGAAGCTCTTCGACCGCCTCAATCTCTGGGTGCATCCGATCGTTCTCGGGGTGGGCAAGAAAGTCTTCGATGGTGGCGAGGTGCCCACGAACCTCACGCTCCTCGGTCAGCCGGTCGCCAGTCCTATGGGAACGGTTTACCTACGCTACGGGCTGGCCGACGGGATACCTGCGACAGGAGACATGAGCGCGAGCGATCGCGGTTTTCGGCCACCGTTAGGCGCTGGTTGTGATGTCTACGACGAACGGCCGTTTCCGGCCCTGACCGCCCAGTGA
- a CDS encoding cryptochrome/photolyase family protein: MTARDDTPLWLFADQLGPVFHGGEHAHREVLLVESDAALRKRRYHRQKLHLVLSGLRHAERDLGDRASLLKADTYTDALERFGRAVVVHQPTSHTAEQFVHRLVKQGLVADVLPTPMFALSRKDFEEWAGNRTRFRMEDFYRDQRRRFDVLMDGREPVGRRWNYDEDNREPPPKKQSTLGVPKPYQPREDDIDEHVRRDLDATGLDTVGADGPRLFAVTPAEAQRALRRFIDHRLPTFGRWEDAIMGGDWAMSHSLLSVPLNLGVLHPLEAVHAAEQAYRTGAAPLAAVEGFIRQILGWREYMWHLYWHFGPGYLRNNNLDARTKLPQWWAELDADAVTAECLRHALMGVRDRGWTHHIQRLMVLGNFALQRGYSPSLLTDWFATAYVDGFRWVMPTNVIGMSQHADGGALATKPYSAGGAYINKMSDHCGDCAYDPRKRLGEDACPFTAGYWTFVHRHRDLLARNRRTQRSVAMLERLKDIDEVLEQERTRRAY; encoded by the coding sequence GTGACCGCACGCGACGACACGCCGCTCTGGCTCTTCGCCGATCAGCTCGGCCCGGTATTCCACGGCGGCGAGCACGCGCACCGCGAGGTCCTGCTCGTAGAGTCCGATGCGGCGCTGCGCAAGCGCCGCTATCACCGCCAGAAGCTGCACCTGGTCCTCTCGGGACTGCGCCACGCCGAGCGCGATCTCGGTGACCGTGCCAGCCTGCTCAAGGCCGACACCTACACCGACGCACTCGAGCGCTTCGGCCGAGCGGTGGTGGTTCATCAGCCCACCTCGCACACCGCCGAACAGTTCGTGCACCGTCTGGTGAAGCAGGGCCTGGTCGCAGATGTCCTACCCACGCCGATGTTCGCGTTGTCCCGCAAAGACTTCGAGGAGTGGGCGGGAAATCGCACCCGCTTCCGGATGGAGGACTTCTACCGCGACCAACGCCGCCGCTTCGACGTCCTGATGGACGGCCGCGAGCCCGTCGGGCGCCGCTGGAACTACGACGAGGACAACCGCGAGCCACCGCCGAAGAAGCAGTCGACCCTCGGCGTGCCCAAGCCGTACCAACCACGCGAAGACGACATCGACGAGCATGTCCGCCGCGACCTCGACGCGACGGGCCTCGACACCGTCGGCGCCGACGGCCCGCGACTGTTCGCCGTCACGCCCGCTGAGGCCCAGCGCGCGCTCAGGCGCTTCATCGACCATCGGTTGCCCACCTTCGGTCGGTGGGAGGACGCCATCATGGGCGGTGACTGGGCGATGTCGCACTCGCTGCTGTCGGTGCCGCTCAACCTCGGCGTGCTGCATCCTCTCGAGGCCGTCCACGCCGCCGAGCAGGCGTACCGCACGGGCGCCGCGCCGCTGGCCGCCGTCGAGGGCTTCATCCGCCAGATCCTGGGGTGGCGCGAGTACATGTGGCACCTGTACTGGCACTTCGGTCCCGGCTACCTTCGCAACAACAACCTGGACGCCCGTACCAAGTTGCCCCAGTGGTGGGCCGAACTCGACGCCGACGCCGTCACCGCCGAATGCCTGCGGCACGCGCTGATGGGAGTCCGCGACCGCGGTTGGACCCACCACATCCAACGGCTGATGGTGCTGGGCAACTTCGCGCTACAACGCGGCTATTCACCGAGCCTGCTGACCGACTGGTTCGCCACCGCATACGTCGACGGCTTCCGGTGGGTGATGCCGACCAACGTCATCGGCATGAGCCAACACGCCGACGGCGGCGCGCTGGCCACCAAGCCGTACTCCGCCGGTGGCGCCTACATCAACAAGATGAGCGATCACTGCGGCGACTGCGCCTACGACCCGAGAAAGCGCCTCGGCGAGGACGCCTGCCCGTTCACCGCCGGGTACTGGACGTTCGTGCACCGCCACCGCGACCTGCTCGCCCGCAATCGGCGCACCCAGCGCTCGGTGGCGATGCTGGAGCGCCTCAAAGACATCGATGAGGTGCTCGAGCAGGAGCGCACGCGGCGGGCCTATTGA
- a CDS encoding sulfite exporter TauE/SafE family protein, with the protein MRSLLIFTLVGVGAQLVDGALGMAFGVTATTLLVLSSVGAAQASAAVHLAEVGTTLASGLSHWRFKNIDWSIVLKLGAPGAIGAFAGATVLSSLSTEHAAPLMAGILVVIGGYVLLRFSLRNPPVLRHGETPHSAKFLSPLGLFGGFIDASGGGGWGPVTTSTLLSRGKTAPRTVIGSVSASEFLVAASASLGFLIGLREEFVQNLPIVLGLAVGGVIAAPIAAWLVSRISPALLGSAVGGVIVLTNSQKLVHYFGIEWPWSTALYSSIVIAWASLVLLAWRNSRAPKSVPVTDDVESVATRR; encoded by the coding sequence ATGCGTTCGCTGCTGATCTTCACGCTCGTCGGCGTCGGCGCACAACTGGTCGACGGTGCGCTGGGAATGGCTTTCGGCGTAACGGCCACCACACTGCTGGTCCTCAGCAGTGTCGGCGCCGCGCAGGCCAGTGCGGCCGTGCACCTGGCCGAGGTCGGCACCACGCTGGCGTCCGGGCTGTCGCATTGGCGGTTCAAGAACATCGACTGGTCGATCGTGTTGAAGCTGGGCGCACCCGGTGCGATCGGCGCGTTCGCCGGAGCGACGGTGCTGTCGTCGCTGTCGACCGAGCACGCCGCACCGCTGATGGCCGGAATCCTGGTGGTCATCGGCGGCTATGTGCTGCTGCGCTTCTCGTTGCGGAATCCGCCGGTGCTGCGGCACGGGGAGACGCCACATTCGGCGAAGTTCCTCAGCCCGCTCGGCTTGTTCGGCGGCTTCATCGACGCCTCCGGTGGCGGCGGCTGGGGACCGGTCACCACCAGCACGCTGCTGTCGCGGGGCAAGACCGCACCGCGCACGGTGATCGGTTCGGTGAGCGCGTCGGAGTTCCTGGTCGCGGCGTCGGCGTCGCTGGGGTTCCTGATCGGCTTGCGCGAGGAGTTCGTGCAGAACCTGCCGATCGTGCTCGGCCTCGCAGTCGGCGGAGTCATCGCGGCCCCGATTGCCGCCTGGCTGGTCAGCCGGATCAGCCCGGCGCTGCTGGGCAGCGCCGTCGGTGGGGTGATCGTGCTGACCAACAGCCAGAAGCTGGTGCACTATTTCGGCATCGAGTGGCCGTGGTCGACGGCGCTGTACTCGTCGATCGTGATCGCCTGGGCCTCGCTGGTTCTCCTGGCGTGGCGCAACTCGCGGGCGCCGAAGTCGGTGCCCGTCACCGATGACGTCGAGTCCGTCGCCACCCGCCGGTGA
- a CDS encoding sulfite exporter TauE/SafE family protein, whose translation MVLIAVAGLGAGAINTLVGSGTLITFPTLVALGFPPVTATMSNAVGLVAGGVSGTWGYRRELRGQANRLAWQIPASFVGAGLGAFLLLHLPEAVFEQVVPVLLVAALALVIVGPRIQEFARRRAEAAGRSADHVSTARMVALVVATFAVGVYGGYFTAAQGIMLLAAMSALLPEDIQRMNAAKNLLSLIVNIVAAAAYMAVAFDRISWVAAGLIAIGSLVGGFLGAHYGRRFSPNALRAVIIVVGMIGLYRLLSL comes from the coding sequence ATGGTCCTGATCGCGGTGGCGGGTCTGGGCGCAGGCGCGATCAACACGCTCGTCGGCTCGGGCACCCTGATCACCTTCCCGACGCTGGTCGCACTGGGCTTTCCACCGGTGACCGCCACCATGTCCAACGCGGTCGGCCTGGTCGCCGGTGGCGTGTCGGGCACTTGGGGTTACCGGCGCGAACTACGCGGCCAGGCGAATCGGTTGGCGTGGCAGATCCCGGCGTCGTTCGTGGGCGCGGGCCTGGGGGCGTTTCTGCTGCTGCACCTGCCCGAGGCGGTGTTCGAACAGGTGGTGCCGGTGCTCCTTGTCGCCGCACTGGCTCTGGTGATCGTGGGACCCCGGATCCAGGAGTTCGCGCGGCGACGGGCCGAGGCGGCCGGCCGGTCGGCCGACCATGTGTCCACCGCGCGGATGGTGGCCCTGGTGGTCGCGACGTTCGCCGTCGGGGTCTACGGCGGCTATTTCACCGCTGCGCAGGGCATCATGCTGCTCGCGGCGATGAGCGCGTTGCTTCCGGAGGACATCCAGCGAATGAACGCGGCCAAGAATCTGCTGTCGCTGATCGTCAACATCGTCGCGGCAGCGGCCTATATGGCCGTCGCGTTCGACCGCATCAGTTGGGTGGCGGCCGGCCTGATCGCGATCGGTTCGCTGGTCGGCGGGTTCCTCGGCGCCCACTACGGACGACGGTTCTCGCCGAACGCCCTGCGCGCGGTGATCATCGTGGTGGGAATGATCGGGCTCTACCGATTGCTGAGTCTGTAG
- the der gene encoding ribosome biogenesis GTPase Der: protein MSDDGTWVDENDWNVGADIGVDEVAEAIEEAAAPPPVVAVVGRPNVGKSTLVNRILGRREAVVQDVPGVTRDRVSYDALWSGRRFVLQDTGGWEPDAKGLQQLVAEQATVAMRTADAVVFVVDTVVGATTADQAAARLLQRSGKPVFLAANKVDSERLEADAAELWSLGLGQPHMVSAMHGRGVADLLDSVMESLPAVSELGSGGGGPRRVALVGKPNVGKSSLLNRLSGDERSVVHDVAGTTVDPVDSLIEMDGKLWRFVDTAGLRRKVGQASGHEFYASVRTRGAIDAAEVAIVLVDASQPLTEQDLRVVSMVIEAGRALVLAFNKWDMVDEDRRYLLDREIDRELVQVQWAARVNVSARTGRAVQKLVPALEKALESWDTRVSTGRLNTFVKEVVAAHPPPVRGGKQPRILFATQATARPPTFVLFTTGFLEAGYRRFLERRLRETFGFEGSPIRINVRVREKRGAKRR, encoded by the coding sequence GTGAGTGACGATGGAACCTGGGTCGACGAAAACGATTGGAACGTCGGCGCGGACATCGGAGTTGATGAGGTCGCTGAGGCGATCGAGGAGGCGGCCGCGCCGCCGCCGGTGGTCGCGGTGGTCGGGCGACCCAACGTCGGCAAGTCGACGTTGGTCAACCGGATCCTCGGCCGCCGAGAGGCGGTGGTCCAGGATGTGCCGGGGGTGACGCGTGACCGGGTGTCCTACGACGCACTCTGGTCGGGGCGTCGCTTCGTGCTGCAGGACACCGGCGGCTGGGAGCCCGACGCGAAAGGGTTGCAGCAGTTGGTCGCCGAGCAGGCGACCGTGGCGATGCGCACCGCGGACGCCGTCGTCTTCGTCGTCGACACGGTCGTGGGCGCAACGACGGCCGATCAGGCGGCGGCTCGGTTGCTGCAGCGGTCGGGCAAGCCGGTTTTTCTCGCGGCCAACAAGGTTGACTCGGAACGGCTGGAGGCCGATGCGGCCGAACTGTGGTCACTGGGTCTCGGACAGCCGCACATGGTCAGCGCCATGCACGGCCGCGGCGTTGCCGACCTGCTGGACTCGGTGATGGAATCCTTGCCCGCGGTATCGGAATTGGGTTCCGGCGGGGGAGGGCCGCGCCGCGTCGCGTTGGTCGGCAAACCCAATGTCGGCAAGAGCTCGCTGCTAAACAGGCTGTCAGGAGATGAGCGGTCGGTGGTGCACGACGTCGCGGGCACCACGGTGGATCCGGTCGACTCGCTGATCGAAATGGACGGCAAGCTCTGGCGATTCGTCGACACGGCTGGGTTGCGCCGCAAGGTCGGCCAGGCCAGCGGTCACGAGTTCTATGCGTCGGTCCGCACGCGCGGCGCCATCGACGCCGCCGAGGTGGCGATCGTCCTGGTCGATGCTTCGCAGCCCCTGACCGAGCAGGACCTGCGGGTGGTGTCGATGGTCATCGAGGCGGGCCGGGCACTGGTGCTGGCGTTCAACAAGTGGGACATGGTCGACGAGGATCGCCGGTACCTGCTGGACCGCGAGATCGACCGCGAACTGGTACAGGTGCAGTGGGCGGCGCGGGTGAATGTCTCGGCCAGGACGGGACGGGCGGTGCAGAAGCTGGTGCCGGCACTGGAGAAGGCGCTGGAGTCGTGGGACACGCGTGTGTCGACGGGCCGGCTCAACACGTTCGTCAAGGAAGTGGTCGCGGCACATCCGCCGCCGGTGCGCGGCGGCAAGCAGCCAAGGATCCTGTTCGCCACCCAGGCGACCGCCCGCCCGCCGACGTTCGTGCTGTTCACGACCGGCTTCCTGGAGGCGGGTTACCGGCGGTTCCTGGAGCGACGGCTGCGCGAGACCTTCGGCTTCGAGGGCAGTCCGATCCGAATCAACGTGCGGGTGCGGGAGAAACGCGGCGCCAAGCGACGTTGA
- the cmk gene encoding (d)CMP kinase, translating into MVIAVDGPAGTGKSTVSRGLARELRARYLDTGAMYRIATLAVLRAGVDLSDADAVAAVANRAELSVGHDPEEDRSFLGGEDVSVEIRGDAVTRAVSAVSAVPAVRTRLVDVQRSLVGGRGSVVVEGRDIGTVVLPDADLKIFLTASAEERARRRNEQNVASGLADDYEAVLADVRRRDHLDSTRPVSPLRPADDAVVVDTSAMTQRDVIAHLLRLVQEREGAQQ; encoded by the coding sequence ATGGTGATCGCGGTCGACGGGCCGGCCGGCACAGGAAAGTCCACGGTGTCAAGGGGTTTGGCACGCGAACTCCGGGCGCGTTACCTCGATACCGGGGCGATGTACCGGATCGCCACGCTGGCCGTGCTGCGCGCTGGTGTTGATCTGTCCGACGCAGACGCGGTCGCCGCGGTGGCCAATCGGGCGGAGTTGAGCGTGGGCCACGACCCGGAGGAGGACCGGTCCTTCCTCGGCGGCGAGGATGTCTCGGTCGAGATCCGCGGCGACGCGGTGACACGGGCCGTGTCCGCGGTCTCGGCCGTGCCCGCCGTGCGTACCCGGTTGGTCGACGTGCAGCGGTCGCTGGTGGGCGGTCGGGGCAGCGTCGTCGTCGAGGGCCGCGACATCGGCACGGTGGTGCTGCCCGACGCCGACCTCAAGATCTTCCTGACGGCATCGGCGGAGGAGCGCGCACGGCGGCGCAACGAACAGAACGTGGCATCCGGACTGGCCGACGATTACGAGGCGGTGCTCGCCGATGTGCGGCGCCGCGACCATCTGGATTCCACGAGGCCGGTTTCCCCGCTGCGGCCCGCCGACGACGCGGTGGTGGTCGACACCAGCGCGATGACGCAGCGCGACGTGATCGCACACCTGCTGCGCCTGGTGCAGGAACGTGAGGGAGCGCAGCAGTGA
- a CDS encoding pseudouridine synthase, which yields MAEVEGVRLQKVLSQAGIASRRVAEKMIRDGRVEVDDRVVTELGTRVDPAVSVIRVDGARVTLDDTLVHLAINKPKGMHSTMSDDRGRPCLGDLVEHRVRGNKKLFHVGRLDADTEGLMLLTNDGELAHRLMHPSFEVPKTYLATVEGTVPRGFGRKLREGIELDDGPARVDDFAVVDKVPGKTLVKVTLHEGRKRIVRRMLAAAGFPVRELVRTDIGTVSLGDQRPGSIRVLTQKELGELYRAVGL from the coding sequence ATGGCTGAAGTCGAGGGCGTGCGGCTGCAGAAAGTGTTGTCGCAGGCCGGCATCGCGTCGCGCCGGGTCGCCGAGAAGATGATCCGCGACGGCCGGGTCGAGGTCGACGACCGGGTGGTGACCGAGTTGGGTACTCGCGTCGACCCAGCCGTATCGGTGATCCGCGTCGACGGGGCGCGCGTCACGTTGGACGACACGCTGGTCCACCTGGCCATCAACAAGCCCAAGGGCATGCATTCGACGATGTCCGATGACCGCGGCCGGCCGTGCCTCGGGGATCTCGTCGAGCACCGGGTGAGGGGGAACAAGAAGCTGTTTCACGTCGGGCGGCTCGACGCCGACACCGAAGGGCTGATGCTGCTGACCAACGACGGTGAGCTGGCGCACCGGCTCATGCATCCGTCGTTCGAGGTGCCCAAAACGTATCTGGCGACCGTGGAGGGCACGGTGCCGCGCGGGTTCGGCCGCAAGCTGCGTGAGGGCATCGAGTTGGACGACGGACCCGCACGGGTCGACGATTTCGCGGTGGTGGACAAGGTTCCCGGCAAGACCCTGGTGAAGGTGACGCTGCACGAGGGCCGCAAGCGGATCGTGCGTCGGATGCTGGCCGCAGCGGGCTTTCCGGTACGGGAACTCGTGCGCACCGACATCGGCACGGTGTCGCTGGGTGACCAGCGGCCGGGCAGCATCCGGGTGCTGACGCAGAAGGAACTGGGCGAGCTGTATCGGGCGGTGGGACTGTGA
- the scpB gene encoding SMC-Scp complex subunit ScpB, protein MDDETPEETPTDAALGIDVAEPPEMPDAELGAALEALLLVVDTPASVEQLALAIEQPPYRVAAQLAAMAQQYAARDSGIDLREAGGGWRMYTRARYAPYVERLLLDGARSKLTRAALETLAVVAYRQPVTRARVSAVRGVNVDAVIRTLVARGLITEAGTDPDSGAVTFATTELFLERLGLTSLADLPDIAPLLPDVDVIDDLSENLDDEPRFIKLSGAPPREQPMTFDVDTDAHG, encoded by the coding sequence ATGGATGACGAGACCCCCGAAGAGACGCCCACCGATGCCGCGCTCGGCATCGACGTCGCCGAACCTCCGGAGATGCCGGACGCCGAACTCGGCGCTGCGCTGGAGGCGCTGCTGCTGGTGGTCGACACCCCGGCGTCGGTCGAACAACTCGCGCTCGCCATCGAGCAACCGCCCTACCGGGTCGCGGCCCAGCTGGCCGCGATGGCCCAGCAGTATGCGGCGCGCGACAGCGGGATCGATCTGCGCGAGGCCGGCGGCGGCTGGCGGATGTACACCCGCGCGCGCTACGCACCATACGTGGAGCGGTTGCTGCTCGACGGGGCGCGCTCGAAGCTGACGCGCGCGGCGCTCGAGACGCTGGCCGTCGTCGCTTACCGCCAACCGGTGACGCGGGCGCGGGTGAGCGCCGTGCGCGGCGTCAACGTAGACGCCGTCATACGCACCCTGGTGGCCCGCGGTCTGATCACCGAGGCGGGCACCGACCCGGATTCCGGCGCGGTGACGTTCGCGACCACCGAGTTGTTCCTGGAACGACTGGGGTTGACGTCGCTGGCGGACCTACCCGACATCGCGCCACTGCTGCCCGACGTGGATGTCATCGACGATCTCAGCGAAAACCTGGACGACGAACCGCGTTTCATCAAGCTCAGTGGCGCGCCGCCTCGCGAACAGCCGATGACCTTCGACGTGGACACCGATGCGCATGGCTGA
- a CDS encoding segregation/condensation protein A yields the protein MTRQEPDQSSQAGFQVRLSNFEGPFDLLLQLIFAHRLDVTEVALHRVTDDFIAYTKAIGSQLGLDETTAFLVIAATLLDLKAARLLPAGEVHDDEDLALLEVRDLLFARLLQYRAFKHVAEMFAELEAAALRSYPRSVALEERYAELLPEVMIGVDVEAFSHIAAAALTPRPVPTVGTDHLHHVAVSVPEQVGNLMTLLETRGIGQWASFRDLVADCQAPIEIVGRFLALLELYRARAVAFEQPEPLGALQISWTGERPTHQHLAVEEDQYG from the coding sequence GTGACGAGGCAGGAGCCGGACCAGTCTTCGCAGGCAGGCTTCCAGGTCCGGCTGAGCAATTTCGAGGGCCCGTTCGACCTGCTGCTCCAGCTCATATTCGCGCACCGCCTCGACGTCACCGAGGTGGCGTTGCACCGGGTCACCGACGACTTCATCGCCTACACCAAGGCCATCGGGTCGCAGCTCGGGCTCGACGAGACGACCGCGTTCCTGGTCATCGCTGCGACGCTGCTGGATCTCAAAGCCGCGCGGTTGCTGCCCGCGGGCGAGGTGCATGACGACGAGGATCTCGCGCTGTTGGAAGTACGCGACCTGCTGTTCGCCCGACTGCTGCAGTACCGGGCCTTCAAGCATGTCGCCGAGATGTTCGCCGAGCTGGAGGCGGCGGCGCTGCGCAGCTATCCGCGGTCGGTGGCCCTCGAGGAGCGGTATGCCGAGCTGCTGCCCGAGGTGATGATCGGCGTCGACGTCGAGGCGTTCTCGCACATCGCGGCGGCCGCGCTCACCCCGCGCCCCGTACCGACGGTGGGCACCGACCATCTGCACCACGTGGCCGTGTCGGTGCCCGAGCAGGTCGGTAACCTGATGACGCTGCTGGAGACCCGCGGGATCGGGCAGTGGGCGTCGTTTCGCGACCTGGTCGCCGACTGTCAGGCGCCGATCGAGATCGTCGGGCGGTTCCTCGCGCTGCTCGAGCTCTACCGGGCGCGGGCAGTGGCGTTCGAGCAGCCGGAACCGCTTGGGGCACTCCAGATCTCATGGACAGGCGAGCGGCCGACGCACCAACACCTCGCGGTGGAAGAAGACCAATATGGATGA
- a CDS encoding ParA family protein, with amino-acid sequence MTDADGGEPEVGLTGRPPRSIPEPQPKTTHGPAKVIAMCNQKGGVGKTTSTINLGASLAEYGRRVLLVDLDPQGALSAGLGVPHYELEHTVHNLLVEPRVSIDDVLIHTRVKNLDLVPSNIDLSAAEIQLVNEVGREQSLARALYPVLDRYDYVLIDCQPSLGLLTVNGLACSDGVIIPTECEFFSLRGLALLTDTVDKVHDRLNPKLSISGILITRYDPRTVNSREVMARVVERFGDLVFDTVITRTVRFPETSVAGEPITTWAPKSVGAQSYRSLAREVINRFGA; translated from the coding sequence ATGACCGACGCCGACGGCGGCGAGCCGGAGGTGGGCCTGACCGGCCGCCCGCCGCGGAGCATTCCCGAACCGCAACCGAAGACCACGCACGGTCCCGCCAAGGTCATCGCGATGTGCAACCAGAAGGGCGGTGTCGGTAAGACCACGTCGACCATCAACCTCGGCGCCAGCCTGGCCGAGTACGGCCGCCGCGTGCTGCTGGTGGACCTCGATCCGCAAGGTGCGCTGTCGGCCGGCTTGGGTGTGCCGCACTACGAGCTCGAGCACACCGTGCACAACCTGCTGGTCGAGCCGCGGGTGTCGATCGACGATGTGCTGATCCACACCCGGGTCAAGAACCTCGACCTGGTGCCCAGCAACATCGACCTGTCTGCCGCCGAGATCCAACTCGTCAACGAGGTGGGCCGGGAACAGTCGCTGGCCCGCGCGCTGTACCCGGTGCTGGACCGCTACGACTACGTGCTGATCGACTGCCAGCCGTCGCTGGGTCTGCTGACCGTCAACGGACTGGCCTGCAGCGACGGCGTGATCATCCCGACCGAGTGCGAGTTCTTCTCCCTGCGCGGGCTGGCCCTGTTGACCGACACAGTCGATAAGGTGCACGACCGGCTGAACCCGAAGCTGTCGATCAGCGGCATCCTGATCACCCGCTACGACCCGCGCACCGTCAACTCACGGGAGGTGATGGCCCGGGTCGTGGAGCGGTTCGGCGACCTGGTGTTCGACACCGTCATCACCCGCACGGTGCGCTTCCCCGAGACCAGCGTCGCCGGCGAGCCGATCACGACATGGGCGCCCAAATCGGTTGGCGCACAGTCGTACCGGTCGTTGGCCCGCGAGGTCATCAACCGGTTCGGCGCGTGA